In a single window of the Chelonia mydas isolate rCheMyd1 chromosome 8, rCheMyd1.pri.v2, whole genome shotgun sequence genome:
- the PCDH1 gene encoding protocadherin-1 isoform X2 has protein sequence MEKPEEPRTRRSPQPTPVQHRMTWLAACLGLWLFLQLPILGAGTRVVYKVQEEQPPNTLIGSLAADYGFPDVGHLYKLEVGAPYLRVDGKTGDIYTTETSIDRESLRECQSQFPGDHCFLEFEVSITDLKMNSSPRLLEGQIEVLDINDNTPNFASPVITLAIPENTNIGTLFPIPLAMDRDAGANGVASYELLAGPEAQELFGLQVAEDQDEKQPQLIVMGNLDREQWDSYDLTIKVQDGGSPPRASSALLRITILDMNDNTPKFEKALYEAELSENSPVGHSVLQVKANDSDQGANAEIDYSFHQATDMVRRLLRLDRATGLITVQGPIDREDVNILKFSVLAKDKGANPKSARTQVVVTVKDMNDNAPSIEIRGIGLVTHQDGMANISEDVPVETAVALVQVSDRDEGENAVVTCVVAGDVPFQLRQASETGSDSKKKYFLQTTTPLDYEAVKEYTIEIVAVDSGNPPLSSTNSLKVQVVDVNDNAPVFSQSLTEVAFPENNAPDDLVVEVSASDADSGSNAKLVYSLVMDPSSKGVFSIDPDSGEIRVKTVLDREQRERYEFLVVAADKGSPSLKGTASVAINVMDRNDNDPKFMLSSYNFSVMENMPPLSPVGMVTVIDADKGNNARIQLSVEQDNGDFVIQNGTGTILSSISFDREQQSTYTFRLKAVDGGDPPRSAYVGVTINVLDENDNAPFITSPSNASYKHILPHTSPGQQVSKVKAEDIDSGVNAELTYSITGGNPFELFQISSQSGDITLEKEILRKHHGLHRLVVRVNDRGKPSRHGTALVHFYINETLANRTLLETLLGHSLDTPLDIDIAGDPEYERGKQRSNILFGVIAGIVAVTLVIVLVVLVRYCRQREAKSGYQAGKKETKDLYAPKQGNKSSKSKGKVKKSKSPKPPKPSEDEEETGLQKSLKFNLMNESVSDSPRIHLPLNYPPGSPDLGRHYRSNSPLPSIQLQPQSPSASKKHQVVQDLPATNTFVGTGDNNSTGSEQYSDYSYRTNPQKYTNKQLPHRRVTFSAANQAQDLQDPSQHSYYDSGLEESETPSSKSSSGPRIGPLALPEDHYERTTPDGSIGEMEHPENESPERNRL, from the exons CCCCTGTCCAGCACAGGATGACGTGGCTGGCAGCCTGCCTGGGCCTGTggctcttcctgcagctccccatctTGGGCGCTGGGACACGCGTAGTCTACAAAGTGCAGGAGGAACAGCCGCCCAACACACTCAttgggagcttggctgccgaCTACGGCTTTCCTGACGTGGGGCACCTCTACAAGTTGGAAGTGGGGGCCCCCTACCTGCGTGTGGATGGCAAGACTGGGGACATTTACACCACGGAGACCTCCATCGACCGAGAGAGCCTGCGGGAGTGCCAGAGCCAGTTCCCAGGGGACCACTGCTTCTTGGAGTTCGAGGTGTCCATCACGGACCTGAAGATGAACAGCAGCCCGCGCCTGCTGGAGGGGCAGATCGAGGTGCTGGACATCAACGACAACACGCCCAACTTCGCCTCACCCGTCATCACGCTGGCCATTCCTGAGAACACCAACATTGGGAcactcttccccatccccctggCCATGGACCGTGATGCAGGAGCCAATGGGGTCGCCTCCTACGAGCTCCTGGCTGGGCCTGAGGCGCAGGAACTCTTTGGCCTACAGGTGGCTGAGGATCAGGAtgagaagcagccacagctgattGTCATGGGGAACCTGGACCGAGAGCAGTGGGACTCCTATGACCTGACCATCAAGGTGCAGGATGGAGGCAGCCCACCACGGGCGAGCAGCGCCCTGCTGCGCATAACCATCCTGGACATGAACGACAACACCCCGAAGTTCGAGAAGGCCCTGTATGAGGCGGAGCTCTCGGAGAACAGCCCCGTGGGGCACTCCGTCCTTCAG gTGAAAGCCAACGACTCAGATCAGGGCGCCAATGCTGAGATTGACTACTCCTTCCACCAGGCCACGGACATGGTGCGCCGCCTGCTGCGCCTGGACAGGGCCACGGGCCTCATCACTGTGCAGGGGCCCATTGACCGGGAGGACGTCAATATCCTCAAGTTCTCTGTCCTGGCTAAGGACAAGGGGGCCAATCCCAAGAGTGCCCGCACCCAGGTGGTGGTGACCGTTAAGGACATGAATGACAACGCCCCCTCCATTGAAATCCGGGGCATTGGCCTTGTCACCCATCAGGACGGCATGGCCAACATCTCCGAAGATGTGCCTGTGGAGACGGCCGTGGCTCTGGTACAGGTGTCTGACCGGGATGAGGGTGAGAACGCTGTGGTCAcctgtgtggttgctggtgatgTCCCGTTCCAGCTGAGACAGGCCAGTGAGACGGGCAGTGACAGCAAGAAGAAGTACTTCCTGCAGACCACCACGCCGCTGGACTACGAGGCGGTGAAGGAGTACACCATCGAGATCGTGGCTGTGGACTCGGGGAACCCGCCCCTCTCCAGCACCAACTCTCTCAAGGTGCAGGTGGTGGATGTGAATGACAACGCCCCAGTCTTCAGCCAAAGCCTCACCGAGGTGGCCTTCCCCGAGAACAATGCCCCTGATGACCTGGTGGTGGAGGTGAGCGCCAGCGATGCTGACAGCGGCTCCAATGCCAAGCTGGTTTACTCCCTGGTCATGGACCCGTCCTCCAAGGGCGTCTTCTCCATCGACCCTGACTCAGGCGAGATCCGAGTGAAGACGGTGCTGGACCGGGAGCAGAGGGAGCGCTACGAGTTCCTGGTGGTGGCAGCTGACAAGGGCAGTCCCAGTCTCAAGGGCACTGCATCTGTGGCCATCAATGTCATGGACAGGAACGACAACGACCCCAAGTTTATGCTGAGCAGCTACAacttctcagtgatggagaacaTGCCTCCCCTGAGTCCGGTGGGCATGGTGACAGTGATTGACGCTGACAAGGGCAACAACGCCCGAATCCAGCTGTCAGTGGAGCAGGACAACGGGGACTTTGTCATCCAGAATGGCACTGGCACGATCCTCTCCAGCATCTCCTTTGACCGGGAGCAGCAGAGCACATACACCTTTCGGCTCAAAGCTGTGGATGGCGGGGACCCTCCCAGATCCGCCTACGTGGGGGTGACCATCAACGTGCTGGACGAGAATGACAATGCCCCTTTCATCACCTCTCCTTCGAATGCCTCTTACAAGCACATCctgccccacaccagccctgggcagcaggtcaGCAAGGTCAAGGCTGAGGACATTGACTCGGGGGTCAATGCAGAGCTGACTTACAGCATCACGGGGGGTAACCCCTTCGAGCTGTTCCAGATCTCGTCGCAGAGCGGGGACATCACGCTGGAGAAGGAGATCCTGCGCAAGCACCACGGCTTGCACCGCCTGGTGGTGCGGGTCAATGACAGGGGCAAGCCCTCACGCCACGGCACCGCACTGGTGCACTTCTACATCAATGAGACCCTGGCCAACCGCACGCTGCTGGAGACCCTGCTGGGACACAGCCTGGACACGCCGCTGGACATCGACATTGCCGGTGACCCCGAGTACGAGCGCGGCAAGCAGCGCAGCAACATCCTCTTCGGCGTCATTGCCGGCATCGTGGCCGTCACCCTGGTCATAGTACTGGTGGTGCTGGTGCGCTACTGCCGGCAGAGGGAGGCCAAGAGTGGCTACCAGGCGGGCAAGAAGGAGACCAAGGACTTGTACGCCCCCAAGCAGGGCAACAAGAGCAGCAAGAGCAAGGGCAAAGTGAAGAAGAGCAAGTCCCCCAAACCGCCCAAACCGTCCGAGGATGAGGAGGAGACAGGGCTGCAGAAGTCCCTCAAGTTCAACCTCATGAACGAGTCTGTCAGTGATAGCCCCCGCATCCACCTGCCTCTCAACTACCCGCCCGGAAGCCCGGACCTGGGGCGCCACTACCGCTCCAACTCCCCACTGCCCTCcatccagctgcagccccagtcACCCTCCGCCTCTAAGAAGCACCAGGTGGTGCAGGACCTGCCTGCCACTAACACTTTTGTGGGCACTGGGGACAACAACTCAACAGGCTCCGAACAGTACTCTGACTACAGCTACCGCACCAATCCCCAGAAATACACCAACAAGCAG